From Mytilus trossulus isolate FHL-02 unplaced genomic scaffold, PNRI_Mtr1.1.1.hap1 h1tg000103l__unscaffolded, whole genome shotgun sequence, one genomic window encodes:
- the LOC134699963 gene encoding NPC intracellular cholesterol transporter 1-like isoform X3: protein MNNIEKKRLLLVVAKDGQCSMYGDCGPAEAGSSKHLNCKYNGPAKPLTDPDGLKILETYCPELVTGNNTLTCCDTTQLRTLQANLGVPQQMLLRCPSCFRNFLNLYCYTTCSPNQNNYVTIDYVKPDIPTGNKEAAVATHYYISENFANGMFNSCKDVQMPSANQKALNILCGHTAAECTPQKWLDFMGDTSNGQTPFRITFIIGNTATPPPGTNVTLHPMDTMTSKCSERAFNKSACSCQDCAASCAPIPSPPPTEIESTILGLDTWYFVMGLLYIVFLIVFFTSYLVSYFLCEPQQERNSFTTVYQNGIHGNGTTNMNGSHSEKNHHQTKYNSEAIVQLSDISFMEKLGAAMERMLQRTFTRWGACCARHPVLVIVLGVIIAGALSAGIALFKVTTNPVELWSSSNSRARQEKDYFDSHFGPFYRIEQLVITRPNNHTKYRHPLPPPAPSSAYIDYSNLFDKEFLHMLLDMQLEIEALTATYNNKTVKLEDICFKPLAPDNNNCATQSVLEYWQKNHTTLDKVIMDEWGSTVMADFIDHFEYCVSAPASTQDRTGLNISCLAVDSAPTFPWVVMGGYDSTNYKNSTAFVITILVNNHLKDEDNEKAKAWEKVLISYLQSKQDHPNMTISFSTERSIEDELNRESQSDVLTILISYLIMFGYITLTLGQYGSCDNPARLLIDSKITLGLSGVTIVLLSVAASLGTYSYFGIPATLIIIEVVPFLVLAVGVDNIFILVQTYQRDTRLRDESLEEQIGRIVGRVGPSMLLSSSAESIAFFLGALTDMPAVRVFSLYAALAVLFDFLLQITVFIGLMTLDARRQEDSRFDVICCTKLSSSKLEKQEGWLFYLNKNFYAPFVLHIFVRPFIVVVFTLYFFGSVAVLHKIGVGLDQKLSMPDDSYVLNYFGNLSEYLHVGPPVYYVVREGHNYTSLAGENALCGGNGCPQESLVGQIYTASKQANYTYIAQPTSSWIDDFFDWLSPGGNPPCCRLFNNGSFCTATEPVNSSLSSVCPVKTLPNGRPSEEDFTKYLPMFLKDNPGVKCSKGGHAAYGSGVNLIRNKSNVGATYFMTYHTILKTSADYIKALKEARAIGDNITKTMQLTQSNSSVYPYSVFYVYYEQYLTVVDDTILNLGLCLVAIFVVTFILLGFDFISALLVVLTVLMIVIDICGMMYLWDIDLNAITLVNLVMAVGIAVEFCAHIVRAFAISLKPNRIKRAEEALANMGSSVFSGITLTKLGGIIVLAFAKSQLFQVFYFRMYLGMVVFGASHGLIFLPVLLSYVGPPLNKAKLYEEQQKNKSQFIDSSGKEYDEPAIHSSQQHLVSDNPPDYRTVTGNNTRNNGHNPYENGGYKHTEVDNHMIPSTRL from the exons gaAATAATACGTTAACATGTTGTGATACTACCCAACTCCGTACACTACAGGCTAATTTAGGAGTACCTCAGCAGATGTTACTAAGATGTCCGTCTTGTttccgtaactttctaaatCTCTACTGTTATACAACATGCAGTCCAAACCAAAATAACTATGTTACTATTGATTATGTAAAGCCTGATATACCGACTGGTAATAAAGAAGCCGCAGTGGCTACCCATTATTATATCTCAGAAAATTTTGCCAACGGTATGTTTAATTCTTGTAAAGATGTTCAAATGCCAAGTGCCAATCAAAAAgcattgaatattttatgtGGACATACTGCAGCCGAGTGCACCCCTCAGAAATGGCTGGATTTCATGGGGGATACATCAAATGGACAGACACCATTCAGAATCACCTTTATTATCGGAAACACCGCCACACCCCCTCCAGGGACGAACGTAACCTTACATCCAATGGATACCATGACATCTAAATGTAGTGAAAGAGCTTTCAACAAATCAGCATGTAGCTGTCAAGATTGCGCAGCATCATGTGCACCGATTCCATCCCCGCCACCGACAGAAATTGAATCAACTATATTGGGTTTGGATACTTGGTATTTTGTAATGGGATTATTATATATAGTATTTCTAATAGTTTTTTTCACGTCTTACCTTGTTAGCTACTTTCTTTGTGAACCACAACAGGAACGAAACTCCTTTACAACAGTTTATCAAAATGGTATCCATGGTAATGGTACAACAAACATGAATGGTTCTCactcagaaaaaaatcatcaccaaacaaaatataattctgAGGCCATTGTTCAACTGTCAGATATAAGTTTTATGGAAAAGCTTGGAGCAGCAATGGAGCGAATGTTACAAAGGACATTTACTAGATGGGGTGCCTGTTGTGCTAGACATCCAGTTCTAGTAATAGTGCTTGGAGTTATCATTGCTGGAGCCCTGTCTGCTGGAATTGCTTTGTTCAAGGTTACAACCAATCCAGTAGAACTTTGGTCATCCAGTAATAGTAGAGCCAGACAGGAGAAAGATTACTTTGATTCACATTTTgg accATTTTACAGAATAGAACAGTTAGTAATTACCAGACCAAACAACCATACAAAATACAGACATCCTCTACCTCCGCCTGCTCCATCATCAGCTTACATAGACTACAGTAATCTCTTTGATAAAGAATTCTTACATATg CTTCTAGATATGCAGCTTGAGATTGAGGCTTTGACAGCAACCTATAACAATAAGACAGTCAAATTAGAAGACATCTGCTTTAAACCATTAGCTCCTGACAATAATAACTGTGCAACACAGAGTGTGTTAGAATACTGGCAGAAGAACCATACCACCCTTGACAAAGTTATCATGGATGAGTGGGGATCTACCGTAATGGCAGATTTTATTgaccattttgaatattgtgtGAG TGCTCCAGCTTCAACACAAGACAGGACAGGATTGAATATATCGTGCCTGGCAGTAGACTCAGCGCCCACTTTCCCATGGGTAGTAATGGGAGGATACGATA gtACAAATTATAAGAATTCAACAGCATTTGTCATAACTATATTGGTGAATAACCACTTAAAAGATGAAGACAATGAAAAAGCTAAAGCTTGGGAAAAGGTGTTGATATCCTACCTACAAAGTAAACAAGATCATCCCAATATGACTATTTCATTCAGTACAGAG aGATCTATAGAGGATGAGTTAAACAGAGAAAGTCAGTCTGATGTCTTGACCATTCTGATCAGCTACCTGATTATGTTTGGATATATAACTCTCACCCTCGGGCAGTATGGGTCATGTGACAATCCTGCAAGATTAttg ATTGATTCCAAGATAACATTAGGACTATCAGGAGTAACAATTGTACTATTATCAGTAGCTGCCTCCCTCGGGACCTATAGCTACTTTGGAATACCAGCAACACTTATCATCATAGAAGTTGTACCATTCTTAGTCCTGGCTGTCGGTGTGGACAACATCTTTATTTTAGTTCAAACTTATCAG AGAGATACAAGATTGAGAGATGAGAGTTTAGAAGAACAGATCGGTAGAATAGTTGGGAGAGTTGGACCAAGCATGTTGTTAAGTAGCTCAGCTGAATCCATTGCTTTCTTCTTAG GTGCCCTAACAGACATGCCAGCAGTTAGAGTTTTCTCCCTTTATGCTGCCCTGGCGGTTTTATTTGACTTCCTGTTACAGATAACAGTATTTATTGGACTTATGACACTGGATGCCAGACGACAGGAG GATTCCAGATTTGATGTAATTTGCTGCACTAAACTTTCCAGTAGTAAACTAGAGAAACAAGAAGGATggctattttatttgaacaaGAATTTTTATGCTCCCTTTGTTTTGCATATATTTGTTCGACCATTTATT GTTGTAGTTTTCACCCTGTACTTTTTTGGCAGTGTTGCTGTTCTACATAAAATTGGTGTTGGTCTTGACCAGAAACTCTCTATGCCTGAT GATTCCTATGTACTTAACTACTTTGGTAATTTATCTGAGTACCTCCATGTTGGTCCACCTGTATACTATGTTGTTAGAGAAGGACACAACTATACATCTTTAGCTGGTGAGAATGCTCTGTGTGGAGGGAATGGTTGTCCTCAGGAATCTCTGGTCGGTCAGATCTACACTGCCAGTAAACAGGCTAACTA tacaTATATAGCTCAGCCAACATCCTCTTGGATAGATGACTTCTTTGATTGGTTGTCACCTGGAGGGAATCCACCCTGTTGTAGATTGTTTAATAATGGAAGTTTCTGTACTGCCACTGAACCAg TTAATTCAAGTTTGAGTTCAGTATGTCCTGTGAAAACTTTACCTAATGGAAGACCTTCAGAGGAGGATTTCACCAAATATTTACCAATGTTCTTAAAAGATAATCCAGGAGTTAAATGCTCTAAAGG AGGGCATGCAGCTTATGGTAGTGGTGTTAACCTGATCAGAAATAAGTCAAATGTTGGAG CAACCTACTTTATGACCTATCATACGATACTGAAGACCAGCGCTGATTACATCAAAGCTTTGAAGGAAGCCAGGGCCATAGGAGATAACATCACAAAAACAATGCAGTTAACACAATCCAACAGTAGTGTTTACCCGTATAG tgtTTTCTATGTATACTATGAACAGTACCTGACGGTAGTTGATGACACAATACTAAATCTAGGACTATGTCTGGTGGCCATCTTTGTTGTCACTTTCATTCTTCTgggatttgattttatttctgCATTGTTAGTAGTCCTGACTGTTCTCATGATTGTGATAGATATATGTGGAATGATGTATCTATGGGATATTGACCTCAATGCTATAACACTTGTCAATCTTGTTATG GCTGTTGGTATAGCTGTAGAGTTTTGTGCTCACATTGTAAGAGCTTTTGCTATCAGTCTGAAACCAAACAGAATAAAACGAGCTGAAGAGGCTCTGGCTAATATGGGGAGTTCG GTATTTAGTGGAATAACATTAACTAAATTAGGAGGAATTATAGTGTTAGCATTTGCCAAGTCCCAGTTATTCCAAGTATTTTACTTCAGAATGTATTTAGGAATGGTAGTATTTGGTGCTTCACATGGTCTTATTTTCTTACCAGTGTTACTTAGTTATGTAG GTCCACCATTAAACAAAGCCAAACTATATGAGGAACAACAAAAGAATAAATCACAATTCATAGATTCCAGTGGCAAAGAATACGACGAACCAGCAATTCACTCGTCACAACAACATTTAGTGTCAGACAATCCCCCTGACTACCGGACAGTGACAGGAAATAACACTAGAAACAATGGACATAATCCATATGAAAATGGTGGATATAAACATACAGAAGTTGATAATCATATGATTCCCTCTACCAGATTATAA
- the LOC134699963 gene encoding NPC intracellular cholesterol transporter 1-like isoform X4 codes for MYGDCGPAEAGSSKHLNCKYNGPAKPLTDPDGLKILETYCPELVTGNNTLTCCDTTQLRTLQANLGVPQQMLLRCPSCFRNFLNLYCYTTCSPNQNNYVTIDYVKPDIPTGNKEAAVATHYYISENFANGMFNSCKDVQMPSANQKALNILCGHTAAECTPQKWLDFMGDTSNGQTPFRITFIIGNTATPPPGTNVTLHPMDTMTSKCSERAFNKSACSCQDCAASCAPIPSPPPTEIESTILGLDTWYFVMGLLYIVFLIVFFTSYLVSYFLCEPQQERNSFTTVYQNGIHGNGTTNMNGSHSEKNHHQTKYNSEAIVQLSDISFMEKLGAAMERMLQRTFTRWGACCARHPVLVIVLGVIIAGALSAGIALFKVTTNPVELWSSSNSRARQEKDYFDSHFGPFYRIEQLVITRPNNHTKYRHPLPPPAPSSAYIDYSNLFDKEFLHMLLDMQLEIEALTATYNNKTVKLEDICFKPLAPDNNNCATQSVLEYWQKNHTTLDKVIMDEWGSTVMADFIDHFEYCVSAPASTQDRTGLNISCLAVDSAPTFPWVVMGGYDSTNYKNSTAFVITILVNNHLKDEDNEKAKAWEKVLISYLQSKQDHPNMTISFSTERSIEDELNRESQSDVLTILISYLIMFGYITLTLGQYGSCDNPARLLIDSKITLGLSGVTIVLLSVAASLGTYSYFGIPATLIIIEVVPFLVLAVGVDNIFILVQTYQRDTRLRDESLEEQIGRIVGRVGPSMLLSSSAESIAFFLGALTDMPAVRVFSLYAALAVLFDFLLQITVFIGLMTLDARRQEDSRFDVICCTKLSSSKLEKQEGWLFYLNKNFYAPFVLHIFVRPFIVVVFTLYFFGSVAVLHKIGVGLDQKLSMPDDSYVLNYFGNLSEYLHVGPPVYYVVREGHNYTSLAGENALCGGNGCPQESLVGQIYTASKQANYTYIAQPTSSWIDDFFDWLSPGGNPPCCRLFNNGSFCTATEPVNSSLSSVCPVKTLPNGRPSEEDFTKYLPMFLKDNPGVKCSKGGHAAYGSGVNLIRNKSNVGATYFMTYHTILKTSADYIKALKEARAIGDNITKTMQLTQSNSSVYPYSVFYVYYEQYLTVVDDTILNLGLCLVAIFVVTFILLGFDFISALLVVLTVLMIVIDICGMMYLWDIDLNAITLVNLVMAVGIAVEFCAHIVRAFAISLKPNRIKRAEEALANMGSSVFSGITLTKLGGIIVLAFAKSQLFQVFYFRMYLGMVVFGASHGLIFLPVLLSYVGPPLNKAKLYEEQQKNKSQFIDSSGKEYDEPAIHSSQQHLVSDNPPDYRTVTGNNTRNNGHNPYENGGYKHTEVDNHMIPSTRL; via the exons gaAATAATACGTTAACATGTTGTGATACTACCCAACTCCGTACACTACAGGCTAATTTAGGAGTACCTCAGCAGATGTTACTAAGATGTCCGTCTTGTttccgtaactttctaaatCTCTACTGTTATACAACATGCAGTCCAAACCAAAATAACTATGTTACTATTGATTATGTAAAGCCTGATATACCGACTGGTAATAAAGAAGCCGCAGTGGCTACCCATTATTATATCTCAGAAAATTTTGCCAACGGTATGTTTAATTCTTGTAAAGATGTTCAAATGCCAAGTGCCAATCAAAAAgcattgaatattttatgtGGACATACTGCAGCCGAGTGCACCCCTCAGAAATGGCTGGATTTCATGGGGGATACATCAAATGGACAGACACCATTCAGAATCACCTTTATTATCGGAAACACCGCCACACCCCCTCCAGGGACGAACGTAACCTTACATCCAATGGATACCATGACATCTAAATGTAGTGAAAGAGCTTTCAACAAATCAGCATGTAGCTGTCAAGATTGCGCAGCATCATGTGCACCGATTCCATCCCCGCCACCGACAGAAATTGAATCAACTATATTGGGTTTGGATACTTGGTATTTTGTAATGGGATTATTATATATAGTATTTCTAATAGTTTTTTTCACGTCTTACCTTGTTAGCTACTTTCTTTGTGAACCACAACAGGAACGAAACTCCTTTACAACAGTTTATCAAAATGGTATCCATGGTAATGGTACAACAAACATGAATGGTTCTCactcagaaaaaaatcatcaccaaacaaaatataattctgAGGCCATTGTTCAACTGTCAGATATAAGTTTTATGGAAAAGCTTGGAGCAGCAATGGAGCGAATGTTACAAAGGACATTTACTAGATGGGGTGCCTGTTGTGCTAGACATCCAGTTCTAGTAATAGTGCTTGGAGTTATCATTGCTGGAGCCCTGTCTGCTGGAATTGCTTTGTTCAAGGTTACAACCAATCCAGTAGAACTTTGGTCATCCAGTAATAGTAGAGCCAGACAGGAGAAAGATTACTTTGATTCACATTTTgg accATTTTACAGAATAGAACAGTTAGTAATTACCAGACCAAACAACCATACAAAATACAGACATCCTCTACCTCCGCCTGCTCCATCATCAGCTTACATAGACTACAGTAATCTCTTTGATAAAGAATTCTTACATATg CTTCTAGATATGCAGCTTGAGATTGAGGCTTTGACAGCAACCTATAACAATAAGACAGTCAAATTAGAAGACATCTGCTTTAAACCATTAGCTCCTGACAATAATAACTGTGCAACACAGAGTGTGTTAGAATACTGGCAGAAGAACCATACCACCCTTGACAAAGTTATCATGGATGAGTGGGGATCTACCGTAATGGCAGATTTTATTgaccattttgaatattgtgtGAG TGCTCCAGCTTCAACACAAGACAGGACAGGATTGAATATATCGTGCCTGGCAGTAGACTCAGCGCCCACTTTCCCATGGGTAGTAATGGGAGGATACGATA gtACAAATTATAAGAATTCAACAGCATTTGTCATAACTATATTGGTGAATAACCACTTAAAAGATGAAGACAATGAAAAAGCTAAAGCTTGGGAAAAGGTGTTGATATCCTACCTACAAAGTAAACAAGATCATCCCAATATGACTATTTCATTCAGTACAGAG aGATCTATAGAGGATGAGTTAAACAGAGAAAGTCAGTCTGATGTCTTGACCATTCTGATCAGCTACCTGATTATGTTTGGATATATAACTCTCACCCTCGGGCAGTATGGGTCATGTGACAATCCTGCAAGATTAttg ATTGATTCCAAGATAACATTAGGACTATCAGGAGTAACAATTGTACTATTATCAGTAGCTGCCTCCCTCGGGACCTATAGCTACTTTGGAATACCAGCAACACTTATCATCATAGAAGTTGTACCATTCTTAGTCCTGGCTGTCGGTGTGGACAACATCTTTATTTTAGTTCAAACTTATCAG AGAGATACAAGATTGAGAGATGAGAGTTTAGAAGAACAGATCGGTAGAATAGTTGGGAGAGTTGGACCAAGCATGTTGTTAAGTAGCTCAGCTGAATCCATTGCTTTCTTCTTAG GTGCCCTAACAGACATGCCAGCAGTTAGAGTTTTCTCCCTTTATGCTGCCCTGGCGGTTTTATTTGACTTCCTGTTACAGATAACAGTATTTATTGGACTTATGACACTGGATGCCAGACGACAGGAG GATTCCAGATTTGATGTAATTTGCTGCACTAAACTTTCCAGTAGTAAACTAGAGAAACAAGAAGGATggctattttatttgaacaaGAATTTTTATGCTCCCTTTGTTTTGCATATATTTGTTCGACCATTTATT GTTGTAGTTTTCACCCTGTACTTTTTTGGCAGTGTTGCTGTTCTACATAAAATTGGTGTTGGTCTTGACCAGAAACTCTCTATGCCTGAT GATTCCTATGTACTTAACTACTTTGGTAATTTATCTGAGTACCTCCATGTTGGTCCACCTGTATACTATGTTGTTAGAGAAGGACACAACTATACATCTTTAGCTGGTGAGAATGCTCTGTGTGGAGGGAATGGTTGTCCTCAGGAATCTCTGGTCGGTCAGATCTACACTGCCAGTAAACAGGCTAACTA tacaTATATAGCTCAGCCAACATCCTCTTGGATAGATGACTTCTTTGATTGGTTGTCACCTGGAGGGAATCCACCCTGTTGTAGATTGTTTAATAATGGAAGTTTCTGTACTGCCACTGAACCAg TTAATTCAAGTTTGAGTTCAGTATGTCCTGTGAAAACTTTACCTAATGGAAGACCTTCAGAGGAGGATTTCACCAAATATTTACCAATGTTCTTAAAAGATAATCCAGGAGTTAAATGCTCTAAAGG AGGGCATGCAGCTTATGGTAGTGGTGTTAACCTGATCAGAAATAAGTCAAATGTTGGAG CAACCTACTTTATGACCTATCATACGATACTGAAGACCAGCGCTGATTACATCAAAGCTTTGAAGGAAGCCAGGGCCATAGGAGATAACATCACAAAAACAATGCAGTTAACACAATCCAACAGTAGTGTTTACCCGTATAG tgtTTTCTATGTATACTATGAACAGTACCTGACGGTAGTTGATGACACAATACTAAATCTAGGACTATGTCTGGTGGCCATCTTTGTTGTCACTTTCATTCTTCTgggatttgattttatttctgCATTGTTAGTAGTCCTGACTGTTCTCATGATTGTGATAGATATATGTGGAATGATGTATCTATGGGATATTGACCTCAATGCTATAACACTTGTCAATCTTGTTATG GCTGTTGGTATAGCTGTAGAGTTTTGTGCTCACATTGTAAGAGCTTTTGCTATCAGTCTGAAACCAAACAGAATAAAACGAGCTGAAGAGGCTCTGGCTAATATGGGGAGTTCG GTATTTAGTGGAATAACATTAACTAAATTAGGAGGAATTATAGTGTTAGCATTTGCCAAGTCCCAGTTATTCCAAGTATTTTACTTCAGAATGTATTTAGGAATGGTAGTATTTGGTGCTTCACATGGTCTTATTTTCTTACCAGTGTTACTTAGTTATGTAG GTCCACCATTAAACAAAGCCAAACTATATGAGGAACAACAAAAGAATAAATCACAATTCATAGATTCCAGTGGCAAAGAATACGACGAACCAGCAATTCACTCGTCACAACAACATTTAGTGTCAGACAATCCCCCTGACTACCGGACAGTGACAGGAAATAACACTAGAAACAATGGACATAATCCATATGAAAATGGTGGATATAAACATACAGAAGTTGATAATCATATGATTCCCTCTACCAGATTATAA